Proteins encoded within one genomic window of Amycolatopsis nigrescens CSC17Ta-90:
- a CDS encoding ATP-binding protein, which yields MDDVLRAEAATTLPAELGSDAEARRFVAGALTAWGCTGPIEDAMQVTSELVANVLRHTTGRPRLTVRTVHDERSAGSSVSSLPFLGYRIRIEVADSSSRLPVRRTGGQQGGWGLQLVERLAVEWGVRRLARGKVVWCELEAGPAAS from the coding sequence ATGGACGACGTTCTCCGTGCTGAGGCGGCCACCACGCTGCCCGCGGAACTGGGCAGCGACGCTGAAGCGCGCCGGTTCGTCGCGGGCGCGCTGACCGCCTGGGGATGCACCGGCCCGATCGAGGACGCCATGCAGGTCACCTCCGAGCTGGTCGCGAACGTACTCCGGCACACCACCGGCCGTCCCCGGCTGACCGTGCGCACCGTGCACGACGAACGCTCGGCCGGTTCGTCTGTGTCTTCTCTGCCTTTTTTGGGGTACCGGATCCGGATCGAAGTGGCGGACTCCAGCTCGCGGCTTCCGGTGCGCCGGACCGGCGGGCAGCAAGGCGGCTGGGGTCTTCAGCTGGTCGAGCGGCTGGCGGTCGAGTGGGGGGTGCGGCGGCTGGCGCGGGGCAAGGTCGTGTGGTGCGAGCTGGAGGCCGGGCCCGCCGCGAGCTGA
- a CDS encoding PAS domain-containing sensor histidine kinase, with protein MRAGGRARRELTGMPAPVVQGWGVSSSAKPDPLRPDALSDASFRLMVQSAVDYAIFMLDTAGRVASWNIGAERIKGYPATEIIGRHFSVFYPPEDLATGKPAYELREATAVGRFEDEGWRLRRDGSRFWANVVITALFDEHGELQGFGKVTRDLTERVKANHKLVERRRLFTHLVEAHEAERRRITWDVHDDAIQAMVAVGMRLQLLEGNAPVGGLRQTVHRLAETVDETTVRLRNLVSRLQPPALGERGLADVLSGHLAQVTDEGNLDFRLHAELPEDLPPETAVTIYRIIQEAVTNVRKHAMATTVDVSMRELDGGVLVRVQDDGVGLPGADGVGELGHFGLLYMRERAESAGGWWQATGAATGTVVEFWVPSAPQDVGTIDGSVW; from the coding sequence GTGCGAGCTGGAGGCCGGGCCCGCCGCGAGCTGACCGGCATGCCGGCGCCCGTCGTGCAAGGCTGGGGCGTGAGCAGCTCGGCCAAACCTGATCCCCTTCGGCCGGACGCGCTTTCGGACGCGTCCTTCCGGCTGATGGTGCAGAGCGCGGTGGACTACGCGATCTTCATGCTGGACACCGCCGGCCGGGTGGCGAGCTGGAACATCGGGGCGGAGCGCATCAAGGGCTACCCGGCGACGGAGATCATCGGCCGCCATTTCTCGGTGTTCTACCCACCGGAGGACCTGGCCACCGGCAAACCGGCCTACGAGCTCCGGGAGGCCACGGCCGTAGGGCGGTTCGAGGACGAGGGGTGGCGGCTGCGGCGGGACGGCTCCCGCTTCTGGGCCAACGTGGTGATCACCGCCCTCTTCGACGAGCACGGCGAGCTGCAGGGCTTCGGCAAGGTCACCAGGGACCTCACCGAGCGGGTCAAAGCCAACCACAAGTTGGTCGAGCGCCGCCGGCTGTTCACGCACCTGGTCGAGGCGCACGAGGCGGAACGCCGGCGGATCACCTGGGACGTGCACGACGACGCCATCCAGGCCATGGTCGCGGTGGGCATGCGGCTGCAGCTGCTGGAGGGCAACGCCCCGGTCGGCGGGCTGCGGCAGACCGTGCACCGGCTCGCGGAGACCGTGGACGAGACCACCGTGCGGCTGCGCAACCTGGTCTCCAGGCTGCAGCCGCCGGCACTCGGCGAACGTGGCCTCGCCGACGTGCTGAGCGGACACCTCGCCCAGGTGACGGACGAGGGGAACCTGGATTTCCGGCTGCACGCCGAGCTCCCCGAAGACCTGCCGCCGGAGACCGCGGTGACGATCTACCGGATCATCCAGGAGGCGGTGACCAACGTGCGCAAGCACGCCATGGCGACGACGGTCGACGTGTCGATGCGGGAGCTGGACGGCGGAGTGCTGGTCCGGGTCCAGGACGACGGGGTCGGCCTGCCGGGCGCGGATGGCGTCGGCGAGCTCGGCCACTTCGGCCTGCTCTACATGCGCGAGCGGGCGGAGAGCGCCGGTGGCTGGTGGCAGGCGACCGGTGCCGCCACCGGGACCGTGGTCGAGTTCTGGGTACCCTCGGCGCCCCAGGACGTCGGCACGATCGACGGGAGCGTCTGGTGA
- a CDS encoding response regulator: MTKPGGAAVRVLIVDDDPMIRGALREVLESESDIEVIAEAGDAVEAVSLGELHLPTVAVLDVRMTGGGGLLVARELSRRSPDTRLMVFSAYDDAGARQELARAGVRSYLIKGVSNREIVETVRRLGAPGMQ, translated from the coding sequence GTGACGAAGCCGGGCGGTGCCGCGGTGCGGGTGCTCATCGTCGACGACGATCCGATGATCCGGGGCGCGCTGCGCGAGGTGCTGGAGTCCGAGTCCGACATCGAGGTGATCGCGGAAGCGGGTGACGCGGTGGAGGCGGTCTCGCTCGGCGAGCTGCACCTGCCCACGGTCGCGGTGCTCGACGTCCGGATGACCGGTGGTGGCGGCCTGCTGGTGGCCAGGGAGCTCAGCCGCCGTTCGCCGGACACCCGGCTGATGGTGTTCTCCGCCTACGACGACGCGGGCGCCCGGCAGGAGCTGGCGCGAGCGGGCGTGCGCAGCTACCTGATCAAGGGCGTGTCCAACCGCGAGATCGTGGAAACCGTGCGCCGGCTCGGGGCACCCGGTATGCAGTGA
- a CDS encoding AAA family ATPase — protein MAVRQMDDPGPALGPRGLFAERFALLYAEAGDPPLKKVTESVSRARRADDRGRPVSVSAQRVSDWRRGRNVPAKFVALAVVLEVLIGEARKLRPEPFVDDLYDLDAWRALWEAALASPVGTEQSDEDPVAGTAAPRPSGPDETGVCPYRGLAPFGEEDSGWFFGRERSTSALLTRLDGTLATGGIVMLVGASGAGKSSLFRAGLVPALGSGALADGASAGWPVVLMTPRSDPLKELLHWVPGLQESLELAADEPEAFAAGVRAAATAHAERHGAPGARLVLVVDQFEEAFSPDRDEDRLRQFVQLLQLLCTPAAPGEAPSALVVLGVRADFYGSCLSYPELAEALQDRQSVLGAMTATELRTAVASPAKAVGLQLEPGLVDLMLRDLGVTGGRMGRGGREAYDAGALPLLSHALLVTWQRRQAGKLTTAGYRAAGGIHGAVAATAERAWADLDQAGQAAARLVLLRLVRVGKDSQDTRRRSTRDELVEQAPNSAAAQDALEVLARARLVTMDAGSVEITHEALLQAWPRLRAWIDQDRAGNLFRQRLEEDSEVWDNQGRDASLLYRGSRLASARHWAGTATAALTGVAREFLATSARHRRRLAWFTRAAVALVVVCALTAAVAATIALRQRNDAVFGQVVAEADRWQDKDPSMSAQLNLVAHRLRPDNLDVQAKILSAQDVPLATVLTGHTAAVYLTTFSRSGNLLATASYDRTVRLWDTRDKANPKPVGEPLTGHQGWVSSAVFSADGRTLASAGDDHTIRLWDITNPSGPRPIGGPLSGQDGTIYLLAFSPDGRTLATATENRTVRLWDVRDMSNVVPIGQPIGGATGPVRTLAFSPDSRVLAAGGDDGTIRLSDMRDPAAPVPLGELTGHRGTVHSVAFSPDGKTLASGGDDLSVRLWDLSDPAAAAPLGLPLTGHLDPVWSVKFSPDGGLLASGSTDGTARLWNLSDRSAAVPYGSPLAGTNSEIFAVDFSSDGRTLSTGSNDGQVRLWSLPSRALTGHTGRLRWISSTKDGQMAATAGEDRTVRFWNLSNPAKPMRLGALETGHSAYVNSAVFSPDGRVLATVGGDRSVRLWDISDTFNVKPIGEPLTVRKRYSAALAFSPDGRRLVTNDDDQSLLLWDVSDPAAPKRLGAPLTGHSGYIEAISFNTDGSLMATASSDQTVRLWNTSDPAKAGPVGEPLRQGAGAVRHAQISPDGRTLVTSNEDRTVRLWDISEPARPMPLGVPLIGHEKAVARTVFSTDGSRIASTAEDDTIRVWDVRDPSAPVPVTAALGGRTASSGSVTFGPRPDVLASVGSDSAMRVWDLGLDPAVDRICASTKGILGSDQWRLRLPQLTYDPPC, from the coding sequence ATGGCAGTTCGGCAGATGGATGATCCCGGACCGGCACTAGGACCACGCGGGCTGTTCGCGGAGCGGTTCGCGCTGCTCTACGCGGAAGCCGGGGACCCGCCGCTGAAGAAGGTGACGGAGTCGGTGAGCCGGGCCCGCCGGGCGGACGACCGCGGCCGCCCGGTGTCGGTGTCCGCGCAACGGGTCAGCGACTGGCGCCGCGGCCGCAACGTGCCGGCCAAGTTCGTGGCGCTGGCGGTGGTGCTCGAAGTCCTGATCGGGGAGGCGCGCAAACTCCGGCCGGAGCCGTTCGTCGACGATCTCTACGACCTGGACGCCTGGCGCGCGCTGTGGGAGGCGGCGCTGGCCAGTCCGGTCGGCACCGAACAGTCCGACGAGGACCCAGTCGCCGGCACGGCCGCCCCCCGGCCGTCCGGTCCGGACGAGACCGGAGTGTGCCCGTACCGGGGGCTGGCGCCGTTCGGGGAAGAGGACTCCGGTTGGTTCTTCGGCCGGGAGCGCAGTACGTCGGCCCTGCTGACCCGGCTCGACGGCACGCTCGCGACCGGCGGCATCGTGATGCTGGTCGGCGCTTCCGGGGCGGGGAAGTCCTCGCTGTTCCGGGCCGGGCTGGTGCCCGCGCTCGGTTCTGGCGCGCTGGCCGACGGCGCCTCCGCCGGCTGGCCGGTGGTGCTGATGACCCCTCGGTCGGACCCGCTCAAGGAACTGCTGCACTGGGTGCCGGGGCTGCAGGAGTCGCTGGAGCTCGCCGCCGACGAGCCGGAGGCTTTCGCCGCCGGGGTGCGCGCGGCGGCGACCGCGCACGCCGAGCGGCACGGCGCGCCCGGTGCCCGGCTGGTGCTCGTGGTGGACCAGTTCGAGGAGGCGTTCAGCCCGGACCGCGACGAGGACCGGCTGCGCCAGTTCGTCCAGCTGCTGCAACTGCTCTGCACCCCGGCCGCACCCGGCGAGGCGCCGTCCGCGCTGGTCGTGCTCGGGGTGCGCGCGGACTTCTACGGCAGCTGCCTGTCCTATCCGGAGCTGGCCGAAGCCCTGCAGGACAGGCAGTCGGTGCTCGGCGCGATGACCGCCACCGAGTTGCGGACCGCCGTCGCGTCCCCGGCGAAGGCGGTCGGGCTGCAGCTCGAGCCGGGCCTGGTCGACCTGATGCTGCGTGATCTCGGGGTCACCGGCGGCCGGATGGGCCGGGGCGGGCGCGAAGCGTACGACGCCGGGGCGCTGCCCCTGCTTTCGCACGCCCTGCTCGTCACCTGGCAGCGACGGCAGGCCGGCAAGCTGACCACGGCCGGCTACCGCGCGGCCGGCGGTATCCACGGCGCGGTCGCGGCCACCGCCGAACGGGCATGGGCGGACCTGGACCAGGCCGGGCAGGCGGCGGCAAGGCTGGTGCTGCTCCGGCTGGTGCGGGTTGGCAAGGACAGTCAGGACACCCGCCGCCGGTCCACCCGCGACGAGCTGGTGGAGCAGGCGCCCAACAGCGCCGCCGCGCAGGACGCGCTGGAGGTGCTTGCCAGGGCCCGGCTGGTCACCATGGACGCCGGCTCGGTGGAGATCACGCACGAGGCGCTGCTGCAGGCGTGGCCGCGGTTGCGCGCGTGGATCGACCAGGACCGGGCCGGCAACCTGTTCCGGCAGCGGCTCGAAGAGGACTCCGAGGTCTGGGACAACCAGGGCCGGGACGCGTCGCTGCTCTACCGCGGTTCGCGGCTGGCGAGCGCCCGGCACTGGGCTGGCACCGCCACGGCCGCGCTCACCGGCGTCGCACGGGAGTTCCTGGCCACTTCGGCCCGGCACCGCCGTCGGCTCGCCTGGTTCACCCGCGCCGCGGTGGCGCTGGTGGTGGTGTGCGCGCTGACCGCGGCCGTTGCCGCCACGATCGCGCTGCGGCAGCGCAACGACGCGGTGTTCGGCCAGGTGGTCGCCGAGGCGGATCGTTGGCAGGACAAGGACCCTTCGATGTCCGCGCAGCTGAACCTGGTCGCGCACCGGCTGCGGCCGGACAACCTGGACGTGCAGGCCAAGATCCTGTCCGCACAGGACGTTCCGCTGGCCACCGTGCTGACCGGGCATACCGCGGCGGTGTACCTGACCACCTTCAGCCGCAGCGGCAACCTGCTCGCCACCGCCAGCTACGACCGCACGGTGCGGTTGTGGGACACGCGGGACAAGGCCAACCCGAAGCCGGTCGGCGAACCGCTGACCGGGCATCAGGGCTGGGTCAGCTCGGCGGTGTTCAGCGCGGACGGCCGGACGCTCGCGTCGGCGGGCGACGACCACACGATCCGGTTGTGGGACATCACCAACCCTTCGGGGCCGCGCCCGATCGGCGGGCCGCTGAGCGGTCAGGACGGCACCATCTACCTGCTCGCGTTCAGTCCGGACGGGCGGACGCTGGCCACCGCGACCGAGAACCGCACGGTGCGCCTGTGGGACGTGCGCGACATGTCGAACGTGGTGCCGATCGGCCAGCCGATCGGCGGGGCCACCGGTCCGGTCCGGACGCTCGCCTTCAGCCCGGACTCGCGGGTGCTGGCCGCTGGCGGGGACGACGGCACCATCCGGCTCTCCGACATGCGCGACCCGGCCGCGCCGGTGCCGCTCGGTGAGCTGACCGGGCACCGCGGCACCGTGCACTCGGTCGCCTTCAGCCCGGACGGGAAGACGCTGGCCAGCGGTGGCGACGACCTTTCGGTGCGGCTGTGGGACCTGAGCGACCCGGCCGCGGCGGCACCGCTCGGCCTGCCGCTTACCGGGCACCTCGATCCGGTGTGGTCGGTCAAGTTCAGCCCGGACGGCGGGCTGCTCGCGTCCGGCAGCACGGACGGCACCGCCCGGCTGTGGAACCTGTCCGACCGCAGCGCGGCCGTCCCGTACGGCTCGCCGCTGGCGGGCACCAACAGCGAGATCTTCGCGGTGGACTTCAGCTCGGACGGGCGCACCCTGTCCACCGGCAGCAACGACGGGCAGGTCCGGCTCTGGTCGCTGCCGTCGCGGGCGCTGACCGGGCACACCGGCAGGCTGCGCTGGATCAGTTCGACCAAGGACGGGCAGATGGCCGCGACCGCCGGTGAGGACCGCACGGTGCGGTTCTGGAACCTGTCCAACCCGGCGAAGCCGATGCGGCTCGGTGCGCTGGAGACCGGGCATTCCGCGTATGTGAACAGTGCCGTGTTCAGCCCGGACGGGCGGGTACTGGCCACCGTCGGCGGGGACCGGTCGGTGCGACTGTGGGACATCTCGGACACCTTCAACGTCAAGCCGATCGGCGAGCCGCTGACCGTGCGGAAGCGGTACTCCGCCGCGCTGGCCTTTTCCCCGGACGGCCGCAGGCTGGTCACCAACGACGACGACCAGAGCCTGCTGCTCTGGGATGTCAGCGACCCGGCCGCGCCCAAGCGGCTCGGCGCGCCGCTGACCGGGCACTCCGGCTACATCGAGGCGATCTCCTTCAACACCGACGGCAGCCTGATGGCCACCGCCAGCAGCGACCAGACCGTGCGCCTGTGGAACACCTCGGACCCGGCCAAGGCCGGCCCGGTCGGTGAGCCGCTGCGGCAGGGCGCGGGAGCGGTCCGGCACGCGCAGATCAGCCCGGACGGGCGCACCCTGGTCACCTCGAACGAGGACCGCACGGTGCGGTTGTGGGACATCTCCGAGCCGGCGCGGCCGATGCCGCTCGGCGTGCCGCTGATCGGGCACGAGAAGGCGGTGGCGCGCACGGTGTTCAGCACCGACGGCAGCAGGATCGCGTCGACGGCCGAGGACGACACCATCCGGGTGTGGGACGTGCGCGATCCGTCCGCGCCGGTGCCGGTGACCGCCGCGCTCGGCGGGCGGACCGCCTCGTCCGGCTCGGTGACCTTCGGGCCGAGGCCGGACGTGCTGGCGTCGGTCGGTTCCGACAGCGCGATGCGGGTTTGGGATCTGGGACTGGACCCGGCGGTGGACCGGATTTGCGCCAGCACCAAGGGAATACTCGGATCGGACCAGTGGCGGCTGCGACTTCCGCAGCTAACTTACGACCCGCCCTGCTAG
- a CDS encoding DUF2165 domain-containing protein has protein sequence MRLLYRLGGLSVVVAALTVITAVQMTLIVVGNITDFGTNQEFVQHVLAMDTTFRSPDTMWRAIESPGLANTAYLAIIVWEALCALVLLAACVAWVRAFTGRAPGERARRLASLGWLMQLVLFAGGFLVIGGEWFQMWQSEKWNGLESALRNVLVAGVALVLVHLPERRREA, from the coding sequence ATGCGCCTTCTGTACCGACTCGGCGGTCTCAGCGTGGTCGTCGCCGCACTGACCGTGATCACCGCCGTCCAAATGACGCTCATCGTCGTCGGCAACATCACCGACTTCGGCACGAACCAGGAGTTCGTCCAGCACGTGCTGGCCATGGACACCACGTTCCGCTCGCCGGACACGATGTGGCGTGCCATCGAGAGTCCCGGACTGGCGAACACGGCCTATCTGGCGATCATCGTCTGGGAGGCGCTCTGCGCGCTCGTACTGCTCGCCGCCTGCGTCGCCTGGGTGCGGGCGTTCACCGGGCGCGCGCCGGGTGAACGCGCACGGCGGCTGGCGAGCCTCGGCTGGCTGATGCAGCTGGTGCTGTTCGCCGGCGGGTTCCTGGTGATCGGCGGCGAGTGGTTCCAGATGTGGCAGTCCGAGAAGTGGAACGGGCTGGAGTCCGCTCTGCGTAACGTGCTTGTCGCCGGCGTGGCGCTGGTACTGGTGCACCTGCCGGAGCGACGTCGGGAGGCTTGA
- the prcB gene encoding proteasome subunit beta, whose product MATGSSDGRHQFATFMSSPTSSFAELLAQCRPEALPWANGSATQFAAQVPHGTTIVAFRFAGGVLMAGDRQVTSGTVIGYRYGEKVYTADEYSCVGVAGTASLAFEMARLFQVELLHYEKIEGVALSLQGKANKLAGMVRGNLDLAMQGLTVVPLYAGYDPEAGIGRIFSYDPAGGMSEEHEGYHSIGSGSIFALGSLKKLHHAELSAEDALTVALEALYDAAEGDTATMGPDLGREIYPLVHVVTADGDRAVADEEIAAAAHRVVEGRRRRPDGPRAELG is encoded by the coding sequence ATGGCCACAGGTTCCAGCGACGGGCGGCACCAGTTCGCGACCTTCATGTCGTCGCCGACCTCGTCCTTCGCCGAGCTGCTGGCCCAGTGCCGGCCGGAAGCCCTGCCATGGGCGAACGGCTCCGCCACCCAGTTCGCCGCGCAGGTGCCGCACGGCACCACCATCGTCGCGTTCCGGTTCGCCGGCGGCGTGCTGATGGCGGGCGACCGCCAGGTGACCAGCGGTACCGTGATCGGCTACCGGTACGGCGAGAAGGTTTACACGGCGGACGAATACTCGTGCGTCGGCGTCGCCGGCACCGCCTCGCTGGCGTTCGAGATGGCCCGCTTGTTCCAGGTCGAGCTGCTGCACTACGAGAAGATCGAGGGCGTCGCGCTCTCCTTGCAGGGCAAGGCGAACAAGCTGGCCGGCATGGTGCGCGGCAACCTCGACCTCGCCATGCAGGGCCTCACCGTCGTCCCGCTGTACGCCGGCTACGACCCGGAGGCCGGCATCGGCCGGATCTTCAGCTACGACCCGGCGGGCGGGATGAGCGAGGAGCACGAGGGCTACCACTCGATCGGCTCCGGCTCGATCTTCGCCCTCGGCAGCCTGAAGAAGCTGCACCACGCCGAGCTCAGCGCCGAGGACGCGCTCACGGTCGCGCTCGAAGCGCTGTACGACGCCGCCGAGGGCGACACCGCGACCATGGGCCCGGACCTTGGCAGGGAGATCTACCCGCTGGTGCACGTGGTGACCGCGGACGGCGACCGCGCCGTGGCGGACGAGGAGATCGCGGCCGCCGCGCACCGGGTCGTCGAGGGACGGCGGCGCCGCCCGGACGGCCCCAGGGCCGAGCTCGGCTGA
- a CDS encoding TetR/AcrR family transcriptional regulator: MATGKPSADESAPLPVRLVAVASRLFADQGFENTSVQEIVQAAGVTKGAMYHHFGSKEDLLVEIYHRMLAMQLKRLERIAGGDAEVADRLHRAVVDVVVTTVRHRDDAVVFFRSMHLLDPAKRAEIRAERRRYHELFRGLIEQGQRANVFRGNVSADIATHNFFGGVHHLDSWYQPDGTLSPQQVGEQFADLLLHALAPAIED; encoded by the coding sequence ATGGCCACCGGAAAGCCGTCGGCGGACGAGTCCGCTCCGCTGCCCGTGCGGCTGGTCGCGGTGGCGTCCAGGCTCTTCGCCGACCAGGGGTTCGAGAACACCTCGGTGCAGGAGATCGTGCAGGCGGCCGGGGTGACCAAGGGTGCGATGTACCACCACTTCGGTTCCAAAGAGGACCTGCTGGTGGAGATCTACCACCGGATGCTGGCGATGCAGCTGAAACGGCTGGAGCGGATCGCGGGCGGGGACGCCGAAGTCGCCGACCGGCTGCACCGGGCGGTGGTGGACGTGGTCGTGACCACCGTGCGCCACCGGGACGACGCGGTGGTCTTCTTCCGCTCCATGCACCTGCTCGACCCGGCCAAGCGCGCCGAGATCCGCGCCGAACGGCGGCGCTACCACGAGCTGTTCCGCGGCCTGATCGAACAGGGCCAGCGGGCGAACGTCTTCCGCGGCAACGTTTCCGCCGACATCGCGACCCACAACTTCTTCGGCGGCGTGCACCATCTGGACAGCTGGTACCAGCCGGACGGCACACTGTCCCCGCAGCAGGTCGGCGAGCAGTTCGCTGATCTGCTGCTGCACGCGCTGGCACCGGCGATCGAGGACTAG
- a CDS encoding long-chain-fatty-acid--CoA ligase, whose amino-acid sequence MSFNLATILRESAIATPEKTCLYFLGREIRYAELDELSTRFARGLREAGLGRGDVLALSLPNLPEFVIAYFGALKAAVTVMPLNPLLKSDEIVYHLTDSGARHLVAFESFAAEARAAADAVPGTVVHVVPVPGGPPPDGARRFADLLPEHPSDPVAEQVRGEPEPTSADDVAVLLYTSGTTGRPKGAELSHFQLYMNCTVSGELFGLEPDDIAFGALPLFHVFGLSSVLNVAVRYGGAVSLLPRFEPQEAIERIAADGVSVLLGVPTMYLGLLGADRTGLDLGRLRIGTSGGASLPGEVLRAFEEAFGIVILEGYGLSETASTATFNRSAADRRVLSVGKPVWGVQLRVVDQDDRPLPRGADQIGEVVLRGHNVIAGYHRRPEATAEVFGNGWFHTGDLGYLDEDGYLFIVDRKKDLVIRGGLNVYPREVEEVLYTHPAVEEAAVIGHPDPRLGEEVGAVVSLKVGATVTEEEISAFCKERMAAYKYPRVVRFVDQLPKGPSGKILKKELRRT is encoded by the coding sequence GTGAGTTTCAACCTGGCCACCATCCTGCGCGAGTCGGCCATCGCCACGCCGGAGAAGACCTGCCTGTACTTCCTCGGCCGCGAGATCCGGTACGCCGAGCTCGACGAGCTGTCCACCCGGTTCGCCCGTGGCCTGCGGGAAGCCGGCCTCGGCCGCGGCGACGTGCTCGCGCTGTCGCTGCCCAACCTGCCCGAGTTCGTGATCGCCTACTTCGGCGCGCTCAAGGCGGCGGTTACCGTGATGCCGTTGAACCCGCTGCTCAAAAGCGACGAGATCGTTTACCACCTGACGGACTCGGGTGCCCGGCATCTGGTCGCTTTCGAGTCCTTCGCGGCCGAGGCGCGGGCGGCCGCGGACGCCGTGCCGGGCACCGTCGTGCACGTGGTGCCGGTCCCCGGCGGGCCACCGCCCGATGGCGCGCGGCGGTTCGCCGACCTGCTGCCGGAACATCCGTCGGATCCGGTGGCGGAGCAGGTCCGCGGCGAGCCGGAGCCCACCTCGGCCGACGACGTCGCGGTGCTGCTTTACACCAGCGGCACCACCGGACGCCCCAAGGGCGCGGAGCTTTCGCATTTCCAGCTCTACATGAACTGCACGGTCTCCGGTGAGCTGTTCGGCCTGGAGCCCGACGACATCGCTTTCGGTGCGCTGCCGCTGTTCCACGTTTTCGGACTGTCCAGTGTGCTCAATGTGGCGGTCCGCTACGGCGGGGCGGTTTCGCTGCTGCCGCGGTTCGAGCCCCAGGAGGCGATCGAGCGGATCGCCGCGGACGGGGTGAGCGTGCTGCTCGGCGTGCCCACGATGTACCTCGGGCTGCTTGGTGCCGACCGGACCGGCCTCGACCTCGGCAGGCTGCGGATCGGCACCTCGGGCGGCGCCTCGCTGCCGGGCGAGGTGCTGCGGGCCTTCGAAGAGGCGTTCGGCATCGTGATCCTGGAGGGCTACGGCCTCTCCGAAACCGCGAGCACGGCCACCTTCAACCGCAGCGCGGCGGACCGCCGGGTGCTCTCGGTCGGCAAGCCGGTCTGGGGCGTCCAGCTCCGGGTGGTCGACCAGGACGATCGCCCGCTGCCTCGTGGCGCCGACCAGATCGGCGAGGTGGTGCTGCGCGGGCACAACGTGATCGCCGGGTACCACCGGCGCCCGGAGGCCACCGCGGAGGTGTTCGGCAACGGCTGGTTCCACACCGGCGACCTCGGCTACCTGGACGAGGACGGCTATCTGTTCATCGTGGACCGCAAGAAGGACCTGGTGATCAGGGGCGGGCTCAACGTCTACCCGCGCGAGGTGGAAGAGGTGCTCTACACCCATCCCGCGGTCGAGGAGGCCGCGGTGATCGGCCATCCCGACCCCAGGCTGGGGGAGGAGGTCGGTGCGGTCGTCTCGCTCAAGGTCGGCGCGACGGTGACCGAAGAGGAGATCAGCGCCTTCTGCAAGGAGCGCATGGCGGCGTACAAGTACCCCCGCGTGGTCCGTTTCGTCGACCAGCTACCGAAGGGGCCGTCGGGCAAGATCCTCAAGAAGGAGCTGAGGAGGACATGA
- a CDS encoding phosphotriesterase family protein, with amino-acid sequence MNRDVVETVRGPVPVAELGTTLMHEHIFVLTPDSQANWCRDWDEEARVADAVLRLRELRASGVHTIVDPTVDGLGRDVSRVCRIAEQVPGLNILVATGIYTYSDVPGYFSHRGVLPGEPEPMVELFVRDITDGVQGTGVKAALLKCAIDEHGLTAGVERVLRAVAKAHLETGTPIMVHTHPGSRTGLDVRRVLGEEGVDPAAVQLAHSGDSADADHLAELADDGYLLGMDRFGIEVVQPFEQRVAIVAELCRRGYAESMVLSQDASCYIDWVQPELLAAMPDWHYLHVLRDVVPALRERGVEERDLTAMLAGNPRRWFARSRT; translated from the coding sequence ATGAACCGGGACGTGGTCGAAACCGTGCGCGGGCCGGTCCCGGTGGCCGAGCTCGGCACCACGTTGATGCACGAGCACATCTTCGTGCTCACCCCGGACAGTCAGGCGAACTGGTGTCGTGACTGGGACGAAGAGGCGCGGGTGGCCGACGCCGTGCTCCGGCTGCGTGAGCTGCGGGCGAGCGGGGTGCACACGATCGTGGATCCCACCGTCGACGGCCTCGGCCGGGACGTGTCGCGGGTGTGCCGGATCGCCGAGCAGGTGCCGGGGCTCAACATCCTGGTGGCCACCGGGATCTACACCTACAGCGATGTGCCCGGCTACTTCTCGCACCGTGGTGTGCTGCCCGGCGAGCCGGAACCGATGGTCGAGCTGTTCGTCCGCGACATCACCGACGGCGTCCAGGGCACCGGGGTCAAGGCCGCCCTGCTCAAGTGCGCCATCGACGAGCACGGCCTGACCGCGGGTGTGGAACGGGTGCTGCGGGCGGTCGCGAAGGCGCATCTGGAGACCGGGACGCCGATCATGGTGCACACCCATCCCGGGTCGCGGACCGGGCTCGACGTGCGCCGCGTGCTCGGCGAGGAGGGTGTCGACCCGGCCGCCGTCCAGCTGGCGCACAGCGGGGACAGCGCGGACGCGGACCATCTCGCGGAACTGGCCGACGACGGCTACCTGCTCGGCATGGACCGGTTCGGCATCGAGGTGGTGCAGCCCTTCGAGCAGCGCGTCGCCATCGTGGCGGAGCTGTGCCGCCGCGGCTACGCGGAGAGCATGGTGCTCTCCCAGGACGCGTCCTGCTACATCGACTGGGTGCAGCCCGAGTTGCTGGCCGCCATGCCCGACTGGCACTACCTGCACGTACTCCGCGATGTCGTGCCCGCGCTGCGCGAGCGCGGCGTCGAGGAGCGGGACCTCACCGCGATGCTGGCCGGCAACCCGCGCCGGTGGTTCGCCCGATCCCGAACATGA